From the Nitrospirota bacterium genome, one window contains:
- the pilO gene encoding type 4a pilus biogenesis protein PilO, translating into MDLNAIKKKLKGLSLREKLIAGITTAIVVFIVPYMFLYEPSKKAVGIKRQSFESILKDVTTLDTVIKAQPPEVPQAMPVTLPKADTFHEMFLAISRQANALGVDFISISPEVVRQKDRFIEMRLKLELRVKYRQLYDFVRYLGEKHRLLLIESIRFETNDAVYPQGIALIKALTYLEKT; encoded by the coding sequence ATGGACCTGAATGCTATAAAAAAGAAGCTGAAAGGGCTTTCCCTGAGAGAAAAGCTCATCGCAGGCATAACTACTGCCATAGTTGTGTTTATCGTTCCTTATATGTTTCTTTATGAGCCTTCTAAAAAGGCAGTTGGAATTAAAAGGCAGAGCTTCGAGAGCATCCTAAAAGATGTAACTACACTCGATACTGTTATAAAGGCACAGCCTCCTGAGGTTCCTCAAGCCATGCCTGTTACCCTTCCAAAGGCAGATACATTTCATGAGATGTTTCTTGCGATAAGCAGACAGGCAAATGCACTGGGAGTTGACTTTATATCTATATCTCCAGAGGTAGTAAGGCAGAAAGATAGATTTATAGAGATGCGGCTTAAATTAGAGCTAAGGGTTAAATATAGACAGCTTTACGATTTCGTAAGATACCTTGGGGAAAAGCACAGGCTTCTCCTTATAGAGTCCATCCGCTTTGAGACAAACGATGCGGTTTACCCACAGGGAATAGCCTTAATAAAAGCACTGACATATCTTGAGAAAACATGA
- a CDS encoding PilN domain-containing protein, translated as MKETLNLLSAGKIPRPSKGIVFYIGITVVAYVIGVAGLSASNIIKAKNLESEIRKTEERKSALLRQIKPPPPPLVITDDKEIAGAINKTPPWDIVLSELSVVIPDEVWLNFIDVRDSEAGFYMRVNGLSKSQVAVASFMSRLEASIYFSDAEIVFSQKGQKDVAFELKVKVQWT; from the coding sequence TTGAAGGAAACCCTGAACCTGCTTTCAGCAGGGAAGATACCAAGACCTTCGAAGGGTATTGTCTTTTATATAGGCATTACGGTTGTGGCATATGTTATAGGAGTGGCAGGGCTGTCTGCATCTAATATAATAAAGGCTAAAAACCTTGAATCCGAGATAAGAAAGACAGAGGAAAGAAAATCCGCTCTTCTAAGACAGATTAAGCCACCACCCCCTCCTTTAGTTATTACTGATGATAAAGAGATAGCCGGTGCGATTAACAAGACACCGCCATGGGACATTGTGCTGAGCGAATTGTCTGTAGTTATACCTGATGAGGTATGGCTGAATTTCATAGATGTAAGGGATTCTGAGGCAGGGTTTTATATGAGGGTCAATGGACTTTCAAAGAGTCAGGTTGCAGTTGCCAGTTTTATGTCGAGGCTCGAGGCATCCATTTATTTTTCGGATGCAGAGATAGTCTTCTCTCAGAAAGGACAGAAGGATGTAGCATTCGAGCTAAAGGTTAAGGTGCAATGGACCTGA